A single region of the Terriglobia bacterium genome encodes:
- the recO gene encoding DNA repair protein RecO: MPLTQAEAIVLRDYSLAEADLIATLFTREFGKIRAVAKSARRLKNRFSGNLEPLSHLRIEFYERENRDLVYLNRCDLEETFFDLQADYGFQVACAYVVEIIDAFLPDREANPKVFRLLLSILQSRREGVGIIPLLAYFNFWMLRLSGLLPVLDVCVQCGTPLSQQGGRLLLSEHKVFCPDCRSSGGAVLTPDCIALAQIFARESIRQILGRRIFALASFDKFNSILERLVVAAVEKPIKSIDLLHDLRRSAVNSPDATASNIPVPS; this comes from the coding sequence ATGCCTTTGACCCAAGCGGAAGCCATCGTTTTAAGGGACTACTCTCTTGCTGAGGCCGACCTCATCGCGACTCTGTTTACCCGTGAATTTGGAAAAATCCGTGCCGTGGCCAAATCCGCGCGTCGCCTTAAGAACAGGTTCTCGGGAAACCTTGAGCCGCTCTCTCACCTCCGAATCGAGTTCTACGAGCGCGAGAACCGCGATCTGGTCTATCTGAACCGGTGCGACCTGGAAGAGACTTTTTTTGACCTCCAGGCGGACTACGGGTTCCAGGTGGCGTGCGCCTACGTGGTGGAGATTATCGATGCCTTCCTGCCTGACCGGGAAGCGAACCCTAAGGTCTTCCGGCTGCTTCTCTCCATTCTGCAGTCGCGAAGAGAGGGGGTCGGGATTATCCCGCTCCTGGCCTACTTCAATTTCTGGATGCTTCGTCTGTCAGGACTTCTTCCCGTCCTGGATGTCTGTGTCCAATGTGGGACCCCCCTCAGTCAGCAGGGAGGCCGTCTGCTTCTCTCGGAACACAAGGTTTTTTGCCCGGACTGTAGAAGCTCCGGCGGGGCAGTGCTGACACCTGATTGCATCGCCTTGGCCCAGATTTTTGCCCGAGAATCCATTCGGCAGATCCTGGGAAGAAGGATCTTTGCGCTGGCATCGTTTGACAAGTTCAATTCAATTCTTGAACGGTTGGTTGTGGCTGCGGTGGAGAAGCCCATCAAAAGTATTGACTTATTGCATGATCTGAGAAGAAGCGCGGTGAACTCGCCGGACGCGACCGCTAGCAACATCCCCGTGCCATCATGA
- a CDS encoding glycine--tRNA ligase subunit alpha: MKKLTFQEIIFELERFWSQEDCVIQQPYDVEVGAGTMHPETFFRVLGPSPYRVAYVQPSRRPADGRYGINPNRLEKHSQFQVILKPPPVDVQDVYLKSLEKLGITLREHDIKFEEDNWEAPTLGAWGMGWQVMLDGLEITQFTYFQQSGGINLNPASVELTYGLERIAAFLMNVDSVFEIQWGAGKTYADIRQRAEREFSIYNFELADIPTLYQIFDSYEREAKRLLGPSDRIPKGDIGDRIPLLQVYDFCLKCSHLFNVLDARGAVSVTERVSLMSRVRDLTCQVARLYSEEISA, encoded by the coding sequence ATGAAGAAACTCACATTTCAAGAGATCATTTTCGAGCTGGAGAGGTTTTGGTCGCAGGAGGATTGCGTGATCCAGCAGCCGTACGATGTGGAGGTCGGGGCTGGAACGATGCATCCCGAGACCTTCTTCAGGGTGCTTGGTCCCTCCCCATATCGTGTTGCCTACGTCCAGCCCAGTCGGCGCCCTGCCGACGGCCGCTATGGGATCAACCCCAATCGCCTCGAAAAGCATTCTCAGTTCCAAGTGATTTTGAAGCCCCCGCCGGTCGACGTTCAGGATGTTTATTTGAAGAGCCTTGAAAAACTGGGGATTACCCTGCGCGAGCATGACATCAAGTTCGAAGAGGACAACTGGGAGGCGCCGACGCTGGGAGCCTGGGGGATGGGATGGCAAGTCATGCTGGACGGCCTGGAGATCACCCAATTTACCTACTTCCAGCAAAGCGGCGGGATCAATCTGAATCCCGCCTCAGTCGAACTTACCTACGGATTGGAAAGAATCGCGGCCTTTCTCATGAATGTGGATAGCGTCTTTGAAATCCAATGGGGGGCCGGAAAGACTTACGCCGACATCCGTCAAAGGGCGGAGCGTGAGTTTTCGATTTACAATTTTGAGTTGGCAGACATACCTACCCTTTACCAGATCTTCGACTCCTATGAGCGGGAAGCCAAACGATTACTTGGGCCTTCCGACCGCATTCCGAAGGGAGACATAGGAGACAGGATTCCACTTTTACAAGTATATGATTTTTGTTTGAAATGCTCGCACTTATTTAATGTTTTGGATGCAAGAGGCGCAGTGAGTGTGACTGAGCGCGTCTCCCTTATGTCCCGAGTGAGGGATCTGACCTGCCAGGTCGCCAGACTCTATTCCGAGGAGATCTCCGCTTGA
- the glyS gene encoding glycine--tRNA ligase subunit beta has product MNSGAAEFLLEVGCEEIPARFLTDLSRELARKLGELLEKERITVGDVGIRSFYTPRRLVVVVPQMAKRQAALEERVIGPPKSVAFDSQGRVTQAAVSFANKNSVKVEELAVVSTAKGDYVSAKRIQGGLATEQILKSGLSETILSIPLPKAMYWSAPDGPQFLRPIRWLCCVFDGKPLRFQIGEAKSSNNTYGHRILQPRRIAIHSFSEYEEHLFKAKVLLDPEKRRERIQDGVKRLVSDIGANILKDNTLLSTHVNLSEYPTPFMGEFDPNFLKLPAEILEAVMRDHQKYFCVLRADTRAGENVLLPRFVAVIDNESDPHGYIRRSHERVLRARFADAEFFWESDLKVKLEDRSGMLEKVVFQEKLGSYAEKSRRIEVLAEWIAQEGGVQAGREALRRAAHLCKCDLTSQMVKEFPELQGIVGGLYAREQGEPIEVSRAIYEHYQPENLESPVPDSLTGAVISIADRIDTIVGSFTLGHRPTGSKDPFGLRRLAYGIIKVILEKSIFIDLRKLALISIELHRKVREFAHQQVLDALLEFFRDHSQHVFLQSGQLGAGEKIERDEAVSVLSTDHWDLCDLLARAQALHETRKREDFDSLAVSFKRIKNIIRKSGVDFEGADTGVKPELFEHDEERELSTAIQDLKRSLIDLHVRKDYSGILEVIASMRPAVDRFFEKVLVNAEKPAIRQNRFNLLLSLYREFIQIADFSELQPATSPRL; this is encoded by the coding sequence TTGAACTCTGGAGCCGCTGAATTCTTGCTCGAGGTCGGTTGCGAAGAAATCCCTGCGAGATTTCTGACCGATCTGTCGCGGGAGCTCGCTCGGAAGCTCGGAGAACTCCTGGAGAAAGAGCGCATCACCGTGGGTGATGTGGGAATCCGCTCATTCTATACTCCCAGGCGGCTGGTCGTTGTGGTCCCCCAGATGGCAAAGCGACAAGCCGCACTAGAGGAGAGAGTCATCGGCCCACCCAAGAGCGTAGCGTTTGATTCGCAGGGCAGGGTCACCCAGGCGGCCGTCAGCTTTGCCAATAAAAATAGTGTAAAAGTTGAAGAGTTGGCTGTAGTCAGCACGGCCAAGGGTGATTACGTCTCGGCGAAGAGGATCCAAGGAGGGCTTGCCACCGAACAGATTTTGAAAAGCGGACTTTCGGAAACGATCTTATCCATTCCGTTGCCAAAAGCGATGTATTGGAGCGCTCCCGACGGACCGCAGTTTCTGAGGCCCATACGATGGCTCTGCTGCGTTTTTGATGGGAAGCCCCTCCGGTTCCAGATCGGGGAGGCCAAATCCAGTAACAACACCTACGGTCACCGCATCCTGCAACCCCGCCGAATCGCGATTCACAGTTTCTCAGAATATGAAGAGCATCTTTTCAAGGCAAAGGTTCTCTTGGATCCTGAAAAGAGGAGGGAGCGAATTCAAGACGGAGTGAAACGATTGGTTTCAGATATTGGTGCCAATATATTGAAGGACAATACGTTGCTTTCAACGCATGTCAACCTCAGCGAGTATCCGACCCCCTTCATGGGGGAATTTGACCCCAATTTTCTAAAGCTCCCCGCGGAAATTCTGGAAGCGGTGATGCGGGATCATCAAAAGTATTTTTGTGTCCTGAGAGCTGACACTCGCGCGGGGGAGAACGTGCTCCTTCCCCGGTTTGTGGCGGTGATCGACAATGAATCGGATCCGCACGGATATATTCGCCGGAGCCATGAGCGGGTCCTGAGGGCTCGATTCGCGGATGCCGAATTCTTCTGGGAGAGCGATCTTAAAGTAAAACTTGAAGATCGCAGCGGCATGCTGGAAAAGGTTGTGTTCCAGGAGAAACTGGGATCCTATGCCGAGAAATCCCGAAGGATTGAGGTTTTGGCGGAATGGATCGCCCAAGAGGGGGGAGTGCAAGCAGGAAGGGAGGCGCTCAGGCGTGCGGCGCACCTTTGTAAATGCGACCTCACGAGCCAGATGGTAAAGGAATTCCCCGAATTGCAAGGCATTGTCGGGGGACTGTATGCCCGAGAGCAGGGAGAACCGATCGAAGTGAGCCGCGCCATTTATGAGCATTATCAACCCGAGAACCTGGAATCGCCGGTCCCTGATAGCCTCACAGGAGCTGTGATCTCGATCGCTGACCGCATCGACACCATCGTGGGCTCGTTTACCTTGGGACATCGGCCCACCGGGAGCAAAGACCCGTTTGGACTCCGCAGACTCGCCTACGGTATAATTAAAGTAATACTTGAAAAATCAATTTTCATCGACCTGAGAAAGCTAGCATTGATATCCATAGAACTTCACCGGAAGGTGCGGGAGTTTGCACACCAGCAGGTCCTGGATGCACTCCTGGAATTCTTCCGTGATCATTCGCAGCATGTATTCCTTCAATCCGGCCAGTTGGGTGCTGGGGAGAAGATCGAGAGGGACGAAGCGGTCTCTGTGCTCTCGACGGACCATTGGGACCTTTGCGACCTGCTGGCCCGGGCCCAGGCCCTGCACGAAACCCGGAAGCGGGAAGACTTTGACTCGCTCGCCGTCAGCTTCAAGCGTATTAAGAACATCATCCGGAAGAGCGGGGTGGATTTTGAAGGCGCCGATACGGGGGTCAAGCCCGAACTCTTTGAGCACGACGAGGAAAGGGAGCTTTCCACCGCGATCCAGGACCTGAAACGGAGCCTCATCGATCTTCACGTTAGGAAAGACTATTCCGGGATCCTGGAAGTCATCGCCTCGATGCGCCCCGCCGTGGACCGCTTTTTTGAGAAGGTCCTGGTGAACGCCGAGAAACCGGCCATCCGACAGAACCGCTTCAATTTGCTGTTGAGTCTTTATCGGGAATTCATTCAGATCGCAGACTTTTCGGAGCTGCAACCTGCGACCAGTCCCCGTCTGTAA
- the ppdK gene encoding pyruvate, phosphate dikinase, producing the protein MEKFVYYFGSGKADGNGQMKDLLGGKGAGLAEMTNAGLPVPPGFTISTSACRLFYENGGRLTDAVSSEINAAIERLQSTAGKMFGSTEKPLLVSVRSGAKFSMPGMMDTVLNLGLNEKTVEAMARLTSNERFAYDAYRRFIQMFGKIVLSVDPIQFEETFDHAKKTNKAKLDTDLDARALREVCKAFKKIIKRSTGEEFPSDPLKQLDLAIKAVFSSWNGKRAIDYRRLNKIPDDLGTAVNIVTMVFGNMGITSGTGVAFTRNPATGDNELYGEYLPNAQGEDVVAGVRTPKPISQLKDEMPPVYEEFSKLARQLEKHYKDVQDMEFTIENGKLWMLQTRNAKRTGPAAVKIAVDMVQEGMIDQETALMRVEPSQLDQLLHPMVDPQEKIKVIATGLPASPGAASGRVVFDPDLAEKEASKGEKVILVRIETSPEDFHGMVVAQAILTARGGMTSHAAVVARGMGKCCVAGCSELEIKYDKKLFSANNLTIKQGDWITLDGTAGQVILGRPRLIDPQPELNVSFVKLMNWADKIRTMKVRTNADTPHDATVARKFGAEGIGLCRTEHMFFEGDRIDAVRQMIVGAADYKRFQFQIQRIETELVKVTSQKKIKELKREVATLKKQVETPKALYFGAIKKLLPMQRQDFVGIFRAMDGLPVTIRTLDPPLHEFLPHTEADVRKLAKKLGYPASDLMAKFAALHEVNPMLGHRGCRLGIVYPELTEMQARAIFEAAAQVQKEGIKVIPEVMIPLVGHINELKLQETSVRKVAEEVKSRLKVSLEYLVGTMIELPRAALTAGEIASVAEFFSFGTNDLTQMTYGLSRDDAGKFLPFYIDNGILKDDPFQTLDQEGVGQLITWAVEKGRAARPQLKVGICGEHGGDPRSVEFCFRNHLNYVSCSPYRVPIARLAAAQATIQDKSESGRTV; encoded by the coding sequence ATGGAAAAGTTCGTTTATTACTTTGGAAGCGGCAAGGCCGATGGAAACGGCCAAATGAAAGATCTGCTGGGAGGGAAGGGAGCAGGGCTTGCAGAAATGACCAACGCCGGCCTGCCCGTCCCGCCGGGCTTCACCATCTCGACGTCGGCATGCCGACTTTTCTATGAGAATGGAGGACGATTGACCGATGCCGTCAGCTCTGAGATTAATGCGGCCATCGAGCGACTCCAATCCACGGCGGGGAAGATGTTTGGCTCCACCGAGAAACCGCTCCTTGTTTCCGTTCGCTCCGGAGCCAAGTTTTCAATGCCCGGCATGATGGACACGGTCCTGAATCTCGGACTCAATGAGAAGACCGTGGAGGCCATGGCGCGACTGACTTCCAACGAGCGGTTCGCCTATGATGCCTATCGTCGATTCATCCAGATGTTTGGGAAGATCGTCCTGTCGGTTGATCCAATTCAGTTCGAAGAGACATTTGACCACGCCAAGAAAACAAACAAGGCGAAGCTGGACACCGATCTCGATGCCCGTGCGCTCCGGGAAGTCTGCAAGGCGTTTAAAAAAATCATCAAGCGTTCCACGGGAGAGGAATTTCCATCGGATCCGTTAAAGCAGCTTGATCTTGCCATTAAGGCGGTCTTCTCTTCCTGGAACGGAAAGCGGGCGATCGACTACCGCCGCCTGAACAAGATTCCGGATGACCTGGGGACGGCCGTCAATATCGTGACCATGGTGTTTGGAAACATGGGAATCACCTCTGGCACCGGGGTGGCTTTCACTCGAAACCCTGCCACCGGCGACAACGAGTTGTATGGCGAATACCTCCCGAACGCCCAGGGAGAAGATGTCGTGGCGGGCGTTCGTACCCCCAAGCCAATATCTCAACTAAAGGATGAAATGCCCCCGGTCTACGAGGAGTTCTCCAAACTCGCCAGGCAGTTGGAGAAGCATTACAAGGATGTTCAGGACATGGAGTTTACCATCGAGAACGGCAAGCTGTGGATGCTGCAAACGCGCAATGCAAAACGAACCGGGCCCGCGGCTGTGAAGATCGCTGTGGACATGGTCCAAGAAGGGATGATCGACCAAGAAACCGCCCTGATGCGGGTAGAGCCCAGTCAACTCGACCAGTTGCTCCATCCCATGGTGGATCCCCAGGAGAAGATCAAGGTGATTGCAACCGGTCTCCCTGCCAGCCCGGGGGCCGCCAGTGGCAGGGTCGTCTTTGATCCTGACCTGGCGGAGAAGGAGGCTTCCAAAGGTGAGAAAGTGATCCTGGTGCGCATTGAAACATCGCCGGAGGATTTTCATGGAATGGTGGTCGCCCAAGCCATCTTGACGGCTCGCGGAGGCATGACCTCCCACGCAGCCGTCGTCGCACGCGGGATGGGGAAGTGTTGTGTCGCCGGCTGTTCTGAGTTGGAAATAAAGTATGATAAGAAATTGTTTAGTGCAAATAACCTAACCATAAAGCAAGGGGACTGGATTACCTTAGACGGTACAGCGGGCCAGGTCATTCTGGGACGCCCGCGATTGATTGACCCTCAACCGGAACTTAATGTCTCCTTTGTTAAGCTCATGAACTGGGCCGATAAGATCCGAACCATGAAAGTTCGGACCAACGCCGATACGCCCCATGACGCGACGGTTGCGCGCAAGTTCGGCGCCGAAGGGATCGGTCTCTGCCGCACCGAACACATGTTTTTTGAAGGAGATCGGATCGACGCTGTCCGGCAGATGATTGTCGGAGCCGCCGATTACAAGAGGTTCCAGTTTCAAATCCAGCGGATTGAAACCGAACTCGTCAAAGTCACTTCGCAGAAGAAAATCAAGGAATTGAAGAGGGAAGTGGCGACCCTGAAGAAGCAGGTCGAGACTCCCAAGGCGCTCTACTTTGGGGCCATTAAGAAACTCCTCCCCATGCAACGCCAGGACTTCGTGGGGATCTTCCGCGCCATGGATGGCCTTCCTGTCACCATCCGCACCCTGGATCCCCCCTTGCATGAGTTCCTCCCGCACACGGAGGCCGACGTCCGGAAGCTGGCGAAGAAGCTCGGATACCCGGCCAGCGATCTAATGGCTAAATTTGCAGCCCTGCACGAGGTCAACCCGATGCTGGGACATCGGGGATGCCGGCTTGGGATTGTCTATCCCGAACTCACGGAAATGCAGGCCCGGGCGATCTTTGAAGCAGCTGCTCAGGTCCAGAAGGAAGGCATCAAGGTCATCCCGGAAGTCATGATTCCCCTGGTGGGCCACATTAATGAACTAAAACTTCAGGAAACATCTGTAAGAAAAGTAGCAGAAGAAGTTAAATCTAGACTTAAAGTATCACTAGAATATCTAGTGGGAACGATGATTGAGCTTCCACGCGCTGCTTTGACCGCCGGAGAAATCGCCTCGGTCGCCGAGTTTTTTTCCTTCGGCACAAACGACCTCACCCAGATGACTTACGGGCTGAGCCGCGATGATGCGGGCAAATTCCTCCCGTTTTATATTGACAATGGCATCCTGAAGGACGACCCCTTTCAGACACTCGATCAGGAGGGGGTGGGCCAATTAATCACCTGGGCGGTCGAGAAGGGCCGGGCGGCGCGGCCCCAGTTGAAGGTGGGCATCTGCGGAGAACATGGTGGAGATCCCCGGTCTGTCGAATTTTGTTTCCGAAACCACCTTAATTACGTGAGCTGTTCGCCGTATCGAGTTCCTATTGCGCGACTTGCAGCGGCGCAAGCGACCATCCAGGACAAGAGCGAAAGCGGCCGCACGGTTTGA
- a CDS encoding Crp/Fnr family transcriptional regulator yields the protein MISDLAFLKRTMLFADLPPRELERVAFLIQERKFSKHQIVFLEEEAGNYMYIVKKGQVKVTKMAANGKERILTIHKEGDSFGELSLLDNRMVPASVTAMTSVVIWCMNKQDFLSVVLNNQKVLLKVVQVLSGELRKAWSQIQALTILDADNRIKATLVKLSQENGFQTEAGVQLRYRLTHQEIGDMAATSRETVTRFLTVCQKRKVLSFSESNSIILHPGFFGRPTKDVRSQVKS from the coding sequence ATGATATCGGACCTTGCCTTTCTCAAACGAACCATGCTGTTTGCTGATCTTCCTCCGAGAGAACTGGAGCGGGTCGCCTTTTTAATCCAGGAGCGCAAATTTTCCAAACACCAGATTGTTTTCCTTGAAGAAGAGGCCGGGAATTACATGTACATCGTCAAAAAGGGCCAGGTCAAGGTCACCAAAATGGCTGCCAATGGCAAAGAGCGGATCCTGACCATTCATAAGGAAGGCGACTCCTTTGGTGAACTTTCGCTGTTGGATAACCGGATGGTCCCTGCGTCAGTCACCGCCATGACCTCGGTCGTGATCTGGTGCATGAATAAACAGGATTTTCTGAGCGTGGTTTTGAACAACCAGAAGGTGCTGCTCAAGGTGGTCCAGGTCCTCAGCGGAGAGCTCCGGAAGGCCTGGTCCCAGATCCAGGCGCTGACGATTCTGGACGCGGACAATAGAATCAAGGCCACACTGGTAAAACTCTCCCAGGAAAACGGATTTCAAACTGAAGCCGGTGTCCAGCTCAGGTATCGCCTGACTCACCAGGAAATTGGAGATATGGCCGCGACTTCCCGTGAGACCGTTACTCGTTTCCTGACTGTCTGTCAAAAACGTAAAGTTCTCAGCTTCTCGGAAAGCAATTCCATCATACTGCATCCCGGCTTCTTCGGGAGACCAACCAAGGATGTCCGTTCACAAGTAAAGAGCTAG
- a CDS encoding D-alanine--D-alanine ligase, producing the protein MRVGVIFGGKSSEHEVSLSSAASIIASIDRDKYEIVPIGITKTGRWVLGEGAKKLIPQEVIEAGRPILIPPDPQVKEILPMPAPSESQGGSTASLAHRPSRGPLESNAIDVVFPVLHGRFGEDGTIQGLLELAGIPYVGGGVLASAVGMDKDVMKRLFRDAGLPIPKFLVFRKEELSSRRAACKQSIASKIGFPCFVKPANSGSSVGIHKVHSVRELERAFADALRYDEKVLVEQGIVGREIECSVLGNQAPLASVPGEVISVHEFYDYEAKYIDEGSRLIIPAKLTKAQLKRVRKLAVAAYTAIDCTGMARVDFFVERPSGKVYVNEINTIPGFTKISMYPKLWEASGISYTELIDRLLQLAMERHASRTQLICSYERPKPGHPGA; encoded by the coding sequence ATCCGGGTTGGAGTCATTTTTGGGGGCAAGTCATCGGAGCACGAGGTCTCTCTCTCCTCTGCGGCATCCATCATTGCGTCCATCGACAGGGACAAATATGAGATTGTGCCTATTGGGATTACCAAGACCGGACGATGGGTCTTGGGAGAGGGCGCCAAGAAACTGATCCCGCAAGAGGTCATCGAGGCAGGCCGGCCCATTCTGATCCCCCCGGATCCGCAAGTGAAAGAGATCCTCCCAATGCCCGCGCCCTCGGAAAGTCAGGGCGGGTCAACTGCATCCCTGGCACATCGTCCCTCCCGGGGCCCCCTCGAAAGCAATGCAATCGATGTGGTTTTTCCTGTTCTGCACGGCCGCTTCGGCGAAGACGGGACGATTCAAGGGCTGTTGGAGTTGGCGGGAATCCCTTATGTGGGCGGAGGAGTCCTGGCCTCCGCCGTGGGCATGGACAAGGATGTCATGAAGCGGCTGTTCAGGGATGCGGGGCTCCCGATTCCGAAATTTCTGGTCTTCAGGAAAGAGGAACTCAGTTCACGTCGTGCCGCCTGCAAACAAAGCATCGCCTCAAAAATTGGCTTCCCATGCTTTGTCAAACCGGCAAACTCCGGTTCGTCGGTGGGGATTCACAAGGTCCATTCCGTCAGAGAACTGGAGCGAGCCTTTGCGGATGCGCTCCGGTATGATGAAAAGGTGCTCGTGGAGCAGGGAATTGTTGGCCGAGAGATTGAATGCTCCGTTCTGGGCAACCAAGCCCCCTTGGCCTCGGTCCCCGGGGAGGTGATTTCGGTCCACGAATTTTATGATTATGAGGCGAAATACATCGATGAAGGCTCACGGCTGATCATCCCGGCAAAGCTCACGAAGGCCCAACTCAAGCGGGTCAGGAAGTTAGCAGTCGCCGCTTATACCGCCATCGACTGTACCGGGATGGCAAGAGTCGACTTCTTCGTCGAAAGGCCTTCTGGTAAGGTCTATGTCAATGAGATCAACACGATCCCGGGATTTACCAAGATCAGCATGTATCCAAAACTCTGGGAGGCCAGCGGAATCTCCTATACCGAACTGATCGACCGTCTGCTTCAACTGGCTATGGAGCGCCATGCCAGCCGGACCCAGTTGATATGCAGTTACGAAAGACCCAAACCGGGCCACCCCGGAGCCTGA
- the asnS gene encoding asparagine--tRNA ligase, translated as MVSATIEKIARHVGETVELKGWLYNLRESGKLLFPQFRDGTGIIQGVVSAKEVSPEVFQIAKNLSQESSVIIQGTIREEKRAPGGFEISVTHLEPVQTVSPNDPYPITPKEHGIEFLLDRRHLWLRSLRQHAILKVRHEVIRAVRDYFDSHDFTLVDTPVFTPAACEGTTTLFEVDYFGQKAFLTQSGQLYNEATAAAFGKTYCFGPTFRAEKSKTRRHLTEFWMVEPEMSYARLEDVMNLAEDFICSIVGRVITNRRAELKALERDMAPLERVQKPFPRLHYDDAVKLLKEKGTAFEWGGDFGAPDETLISENFDRPVLVHHYPSQVKAFYMEPDPHRPELACCVDVLAPEGYGEIIGGGERLSSYEGLVKRIQEHNLPPEAFTWYLDLRKYGSVPHGGFGMGIERCVAWICGIEHLREAIPFPRTIQRNYP; from the coding sequence GTGGTTTCTGCGACCATCGAGAAGATTGCCCGGCACGTCGGGGAGACGGTGGAACTCAAGGGATGGTTGTACAACCTGCGGGAAAGCGGGAAGCTGTTGTTCCCTCAGTTCCGGGACGGCACAGGGATCATCCAGGGCGTCGTTTCCGCGAAAGAGGTCTCCCCCGAAGTTTTTCAAATTGCCAAGAACCTGAGTCAGGAATCCTCAGTCATTATTCAAGGAACGATCCGGGAAGAAAAGCGCGCGCCAGGCGGCTTTGAAATCAGTGTGACCCACCTCGAACCTGTGCAAACGGTTTCACCCAACGATCCCTACCCGATCACTCCCAAAGAGCACGGTATCGAATTTCTATTGGATCGACGGCACCTGTGGCTCCGCTCCTTGCGCCAACATGCCATCCTGAAGGTGCGTCACGAGGTGATCCGCGCGGTTCGCGATTACTTCGACTCCCACGACTTTACCTTGGTGGACACTCCTGTGTTTACACCGGCGGCCTGTGAAGGGACAACCACATTATTCGAGGTGGATTATTTCGGGCAGAAGGCCTTTTTGACGCAGTCGGGACAGCTTTACAACGAAGCAACAGCGGCTGCCTTTGGGAAGACCTACTGCTTTGGGCCAACGTTTCGGGCTGAGAAATCCAAGACCCGGCGGCACCTGACTGAATTCTGGATGGTCGAACCCGAGATGAGCTATGCGCGCCTGGAAGACGTCATGAATTTGGCCGAAGATTTCATCTGCTCGATTGTCGGGCGAGTCATCACCAACCGCCGGGCTGAGTTAAAGGCGCTGGAACGCGATATGGCCCCCCTTGAAAGAGTGCAGAAACCCTTTCCCCGGTTGCATTACGACGATGCGGTGAAGTTGCTCAAGGAAAAGGGCACCGCATTTGAGTGGGGAGGGGACTTCGGGGCACCGGACGAGACCCTGATCTCAGAGAATTTTGACCGTCCGGTCCTGGTGCATCATTACCCGAGCCAGGTGAAGGCGTTCTACATGGAACCCGATCCTCACCGGCCAGAATTGGCCTGCTGCGTTGATGTGCTGGCACCGGAAGGGTACGGCGAGATCATCGGGGGAGGGGAGCGCCTCTCAAGCTATGAAGGCCTGGTCAAGCGAATTCAGGAGCACAATTTGCCGCCAGAAGCATTCACCTGGTACCTGGATCTGCGAAAGTATGGCAGCGTCCCCCATGGCGGATTTGGAATGGGGATTGAACGATGTGTCGCCTGGATCTGTGGAATTGAACATCTGCGGGAGGCGATCCCTTTCCCGAGAACGATTCAAAGGAACTATCCCTGA